From the Oceanidesulfovibrio indonesiensis genome, one window contains:
- a CDS encoding CHC2 zinc finger domain-containing protein, giving the protein MSMGGTDNVREYYRLVTEMDIGDVARELLPGRITQETGQRLMCDCPNHQSQSRLSLHVMLDKQGWYCFGCGVGGDVLQLVEFIQTGSVTAGQSGPMPDSHRQARDYLAKKAGLPPLSRYGLSQERLAQTEADRAFELRVKDALTSLARLYHARLKESPEVLDWLKSKYALSEEIIDDLLIGYADNASGAVVQLTGGEDGFSKRELAATGAFRPTSQDGLTPFFERRIVFPYWSRGRVVFMIGRKTPWTPDVGWEQGKYKKLPVHDEHQRPYVADFINNALLFNEDCLLARPGKVIITEGVTDCLALMQLGLPTVSPVTVRIRAADWERLIPKLRGVETVYICQDNELSQAGLKGALQTARTLAEHKIDTRLVTLPLSETQISARQELTERFGLMASVGPKELAKLLAGRPAEEIQAAEALLATAKIDVNDYIAAGHTREDFERLLAEASTPIEFGVRSLPEGAEEEERNRLLEPILGEISEQSPLEQARLLKLVQERIGGGVSMATLKEQIRAIQKDRKVEFRNEKKKAKRMSGAMPGSCRARVDEVLIDTELENGAPDYTLAAEAAYDWFTSNGAQFFHTLPGEPFMYFDNAIYWMDSPDRGRKRHYAAMLYKHTGMVPTTGGGRTFFEVLPSLAMIRGQVRDHFSWLHTDVASYTVYFNLNNPEHEIAKITPDEIQIMKNGGNEDGIILDGSRKMKPLKFLPDADLEEADRLLVDLLVGNMTCPQGDRFLILSWLSCFLLIDFAGTRPMTRFEGSAGSGKTTASKITSTLLYGEPQHKKATDAANYTDGSQNPLIVLDNIEVKQMTEDLTTFMLTSITGIAKEKRKSGTDSETITERTKCLLNTTGIEPLCGELSEIQSRSFVINFDVANQGNDCFIESEVVAGIQQHRDLIISAIIKRTRVVLAMMRDGMRRHAMKLLHEALGSHDKRRCNEYLSLMYLMMLAGSSREEMEQGLGELAPAFARQIESLNRTSRDTARDSNHTATALATLFNAWRTATETNARDVYGDRRTDPLQEFVQRYQIRFEDDGSLREVLSRDLFVALKRVARDFGLRFEMDSSRQFAQRLVNDLETIRGAGFEIEIGQNHRGTKLYTIQSAK; this is encoded by the coding sequence ATGAGTATGGGCGGAACGGATAACGTCAGGGAGTATTACCGGCTCGTCACCGAGATGGACATCGGTGACGTGGCCCGGGAACTCCTGCCGGGACGGATCACCCAGGAGACCGGCCAGCGCTTGATGTGCGACTGCCCCAACCATCAAAGTCAGTCGCGCCTGTCGCTGCACGTGATGCTCGACAAGCAGGGCTGGTACTGCTTCGGCTGCGGAGTCGGCGGCGATGTGCTGCAGCTCGTGGAGTTCATTCAGACGGGCTCGGTCACCGCCGGGCAATCCGGTCCGATGCCGGACAGCCACCGTCAGGCCCGGGACTATCTCGCCAAGAAGGCGGGCTTGCCGCCGCTGTCGCGCTATGGCCTCAGCCAGGAGCGTCTCGCCCAGACGGAGGCCGACCGCGCCTTCGAACTGCGGGTCAAGGACGCGCTGACCTCGCTGGCCAGGCTTTACCACGCCAGACTCAAGGAGTCTCCGGAGGTCCTCGACTGGCTGAAATCCAAATACGCCCTGAGCGAGGAGATCATCGACGATCTCCTGATCGGCTACGCGGACAACGCATCCGGCGCGGTCGTCCAACTGACCGGGGGTGAGGACGGTTTCTCCAAGCGGGAGCTCGCCGCCACCGGCGCTTTCCGTCCCACCAGCCAGGACGGCCTGACGCCATTTTTCGAGCGCCGGATCGTCTTTCCCTACTGGAGCCGTGGCCGGGTGGTGTTCATGATCGGCCGCAAGACGCCGTGGACCCCGGACGTGGGCTGGGAGCAAGGGAAATACAAGAAACTGCCGGTTCACGACGAACACCAGCGGCCCTACGTCGCCGACTTCATCAACAACGCGCTGCTGTTCAACGAGGACTGTCTGCTGGCCCGGCCCGGCAAGGTGATCATCACCGAGGGGGTGACCGATTGCCTGGCGCTGATGCAACTGGGCCTGCCCACCGTATCGCCGGTCACCGTCCGCATCCGGGCCGCCGATTGGGAGCGCCTGATCCCCAAGCTGCGCGGCGTCGAAACCGTCTACATCTGTCAGGACAACGAACTTTCCCAAGCCGGTCTCAAGGGGGCGCTGCAAACCGCCCGCACCCTGGCCGAACACAAAATCGACACCCGCCTGGTGACGCTGCCCTTGTCGGAGACACAGATCTCGGCCCGGCAGGAGCTGACCGAACGCTTCGGCCTGATGGCGAGCGTGGGGCCGAAGGAATTGGCCAAGCTGCTGGCTGGACGGCCCGCCGAGGAAATCCAGGCGGCCGAGGCGCTTCTCGCCACCGCAAAGATCGACGTCAACGATTACATTGCCGCCGGGCATACCCGGGAGGATTTCGAACGTCTGCTCGCCGAGGCCAGCACGCCCATCGAATTCGGCGTGCGCTCGCTGCCCGAGGGCGCTGAAGAGGAGGAACGCAACCGCCTGCTCGAGCCGATCCTGGGGGAGATTTCCGAGCAGTCTCCGCTGGAACAGGCCCGTCTGCTGAAGCTGGTGCAGGAGCGCATCGGTGGTGGCGTCTCCATGGCCACCCTGAAGGAACAAATCCGCGCCATCCAGAAGGACCGAAAGGTCGAGTTCCGCAACGAAAAGAAAAAGGCCAAGCGGATGTCCGGCGCGATGCCCGGATCATGCCGCGCCCGGGTTGACGAGGTGCTGATCGACACGGAACTGGAGAACGGCGCTCCCGACTACACCCTGGCCGCCGAGGCCGCCTACGACTGGTTCACCTCCAACGGTGCCCAGTTCTTTCACACCCTGCCGGGCGAGCCGTTCATGTATTTCGACAACGCCATCTATTGGATGGATTCACCGGACCGGGGCCGCAAGCGCCATTACGCGGCCATGCTCTATAAGCATACGGGCATGGTGCCGACCACGGGCGGCGGACGGACATTTTTCGAGGTACTGCCCAGCCTGGCGATGATCCGTGGCCAGGTGCGCGACCATTTTTCCTGGCTGCACACCGATGTGGCCTCCTACACCGTCTATTTCAACCTGAACAATCCGGAGCACGAGATCGCCAAGATCACCCCGGACGAGATTCAGATCATGAAGAACGGCGGCAACGAGGACGGCATCATCCTGGACGGCTCGCGCAAGATGAAGCCGCTGAAATTCCTGCCCGACGCCGACCTCGAAGAGGCGGACCGGCTCCTGGTCGATCTGCTGGTGGGCAATATGACCTGTCCGCAGGGGGATCGATTTCTCATCCTTTCCTGGCTCTCCTGTTTCCTGCTGATCGACTTCGCCGGGACGCGGCCCATGACCCGCTTCGAGGGTTCGGCCGGATCGGGCAAGACCACCGCCAGCAAGATCACGTCGACGCTGCTTTACGGCGAGCCCCAGCACAAGAAAGCCACCGACGCGGCGAACTACACCGATGGCTCGCAGAACCCGCTCATCGTCCTCGACAACATCGAGGTCAAGCAGATGACCGAGGATCTGACCACCTTCATGCTGACCAGCATCACCGGCATCGCCAAGGAGAAACGCAAGAGCGGCACAGACAGCGAGACCATCACCGAGCGGACCAAATGCCTGCTGAACACCACCGGCATCGAGCCGCTGTGCGGGGAGCTTTCGGAGATCCAATCACGCAGTTTTGTGATCAACTTCGATGTCGCCAACCAGGGCAATGACTGTTTCATCGAATCCGAGGTCGTCGCAGGCATCCAGCAGCATCGCGACCTCATCATTTCGGCCATCATTAAGCGGACCCGGGTGGTGCTGGCGATGATGCGAGACGGCATGAGACGCCATGCCATGAAGCTTTTGCACGAGGCACTGGGGAGCCACGACAAGCGCCGCTGCAACGAATATCTCAGCTTGATGTACCTGATGATGCTGGCCGGATCGAGCCGTGAAGAGATGGAACAGGGGTTGGGAGAGCTGGCACCGGCATTCGCCCGGCAGATCGAGTCGCTCAACCGGACCAGCCGGGATACGGCCCGGGATTCAAATCATACGGCGACGGCGCTGGCGACCTTGTTCAACGCGTGGCGCACCGCGACCGAAACCAATGCGCGGGATGTTTACGGAGACCGCCGGACGGACCCTCTTCAGGAGTTCGTCCAACGGTATCAGATCCGCTTTGAAGACGATGGAAGTTTGCGGGAGGTTCTTTCCCGGGACCTGTTCGTGGCCCTCAAGCGAGTTGCTCGGGATTTCGGTCTGCGTTTCGAGATGGACTCATCCCGGCAATTCGCACAGCGGCTGGTGAATGATCTGGAGACCATCCGGGGGGCAGGGTTCGAGATTGAAATAGGGCAGAACCATCGCGGAACCAAACTCTATACGATTCAATCAGCAAAATAG
- the recD2 gene encoding SF1B family DNA helicase RecD2, whose protein sequence is MPKRNESNPARLRGRIERVYYAGPKFSAGRLLTPTGEEVQFAGNLFARENQPVVLLGSWATHPKYGRQFKVDGMEHDLELDPEGLIHYLANHPEIKGIGPAKARLIVESFGDAFEETLLNDPERIALKARLPLEAAKRLRDEWLKNRSVNAVMAWLSAFGLTHHQVTTLVERLGGNCLDILKEDPYILIREIRGFGFKKVDKIARKLGTPKDHTPRIRAGLNFCVREALDNGHCWIEYEDLVDQANLLLVMDALDSRVRIESALDALIEEQALSCDSHGGRFVVALPEIVRMERELASLFGQAETPNPHFQSVKKLDALIRRCAATLNEKQLEAVRSALQHSISLISGGAGSGKSYTISVINTICEESDLEVVLAAPTGKAAKRLEEVSGRSGTTIHRLLGYDGKGFSRSKENPIDADVLVVDEFSMVDVPLAWHLFEAVDLSQTTVLLVGDHNQLPPVGPGNILRDLIQTRSIPTVILDKVVRQAGVLKENCTAVLKGEVRKTSEASVSGCRDWYLVDQFTDPMAARSFLLELFQERLDALGFDIIKDVQVLTPTHKGPLGTKELNEELQRLIQRKLWNAEVPPVAMGRRAPFLKHDKVIQTRNNYDLNVMNGAIGYVVDVLANGTLVIDFDGMPVEMEKGSPDLQDLQLAYALTIHKTQGSEFPCAVVVVHKAHSFMHHRNLLYTGVTRARRTAIVLGDHWGIQNCAKRCQVDDRRTFLPLFLDAAQHAEDDFARVAEAE, encoded by the coding sequence ATGCCAAAAAGAAATGAGAGTAACCCGGCGCGACTCCGGGGAAGAATAGAGCGCGTTTACTATGCCGGACCCAAGTTCTCCGCAGGCCGACTGCTCACCCCGACCGGTGAGGAAGTCCAGTTCGCGGGCAATTTGTTCGCCCGGGAAAATCAGCCTGTGGTCCTGCTCGGGTCGTGGGCCACCCATCCCAAATACGGCCGTCAGTTCAAGGTCGACGGGATGGAGCACGACCTCGAACTCGATCCGGAGGGGCTGATCCACTATCTGGCCAACCATCCGGAGATCAAGGGCATTGGTCCGGCCAAGGCCAGATTGATCGTCGAGAGTTTCGGCGACGCCTTTGAAGAAACCCTTCTGAACGACCCCGAGCGCATCGCGCTCAAAGCTCGGCTGCCCCTGGAGGCGGCCAAGCGGCTGCGTGACGAATGGTTGAAGAACCGCAGCGTCAACGCCGTCATGGCCTGGCTGTCGGCATTCGGTCTGACCCATCATCAGGTCACCACCCTGGTCGAAAGGCTCGGCGGCAACTGCCTCGATATCCTGAAGGAAGACCCGTACATCCTCATTCGGGAGATCCGGGGATTCGGCTTCAAGAAGGTCGACAAGATCGCCCGCAAGCTGGGCACCCCCAAGGACCACACCCCTCGTATCCGCGCTGGGTTAAATTTCTGCGTCCGTGAAGCCCTGGACAATGGTCACTGCTGGATCGAATACGAGGATCTGGTGGATCAGGCCAACCTGCTGCTGGTCATGGATGCCTTGGACAGCCGGGTCCGTATCGAGAGCGCCCTCGACGCGCTCATCGAAGAACAGGCGCTTTCCTGCGATTCCCACGGCGGACGTTTCGTGGTCGCTCTGCCGGAGATCGTCCGCATGGAGCGGGAGCTGGCCTCGTTGTTCGGCCAGGCCGAAACACCCAACCCGCATTTCCAGTCCGTCAAGAAGCTCGATGCCCTGATTCGGCGCTGCGCGGCGACGCTGAACGAGAAGCAGCTCGAAGCGGTCCGCTCGGCTCTCCAGCACAGCATCAGCCTGATCTCGGGTGGAGCCGGTTCGGGCAAGAGCTACACCATCTCGGTCATCAACACCATCTGCGAGGAGAGCGACCTGGAGGTCGTGCTCGCCGCGCCGACCGGCAAGGCGGCCAAGCGCCTGGAGGAAGTCAGCGGCCGTAGCGGCACCACCATTCACCGCCTGCTCGGCTATGACGGCAAGGGTTTCTCGCGTAGCAAGGAGAACCCCATAGATGCTGATGTTCTGGTGGTCGACGAGTTTTCGATGGTGGACGTGCCGCTGGCCTGGCACCTGTTCGAGGCGGTTGACCTGTCGCAGACCACGGTGCTGCTGGTCGGTGACCACAACCAGCTTCCGCCGGTGGGACCCGGAAACATCCTGCGCGATCTGATCCAGACACGCTCCATTCCTACGGTCATCCTCGACAAGGTCGTGCGTCAGGCTGGCGTCCTCAAGGAGAACTGCACCGCCGTTCTCAAGGGCGAAGTGCGCAAGACCAGCGAGGCGTCGGTATCTGGATGCCGGGATTGGTATCTGGTGGATCAGTTCACAGATCCGATGGCGGCACGCTCGTTCCTGCTGGAGTTGTTTCAGGAGCGGCTCGACGCCCTGGGGTTCGACATCATCAAGGACGTGCAGGTGCTGACGCCGACCCACAAGGGGCCGCTCGGCACCAAGGAACTGAACGAGGAACTGCAGCGGCTCATCCAGCGCAAGCTCTGGAACGCCGAGGTACCGCCGGTCGCTATGGGCCGCCGCGCTCCGTTTCTCAAACACGACAAGGTCATCCAGACCCGGAACAATTACGACCTGAATGTGATGAACGGTGCCATCGGCTATGTGGTCGATGTCCTCGCGAACGGCACCCTGGTCATCGACTTCGACGGCATGCCGGTGGAGATGGAAAAGGGTTCGCCCGACCTTCAGGACCTGCAGCTCGCCTATGCGCTCACCATCCACAAAACCCAGGGTTCCGAGTTCCCCTGCGCCGTGGTGGTGGTCCACAAGGCGCATTCCTTCATGCACCACCGCAATCTGCTCTACACCGGGGTGACCCGCGCCCGGCGCACCGCCATTGTCCTGGGTGACCATTGGGGCATCCAGAATTGCGCCAAGCGTTGCCAGGTGGATGACCGCCGGACCTTCCTGCCCCTGTTCCTGGACGCCGCCCAGCACGCGGAAGACGATTTCGCCCGTGTCGCGGAGGCTGAATGA
- a CDS encoding DUF2924 domain-containing protein, with translation MNELQNAATGGKNQDRTRNSVLRQMALLQSMSLEQLREKWLDLYGEEPPQYKKQFLIKRLAYRIQELFYGGLSEQAKVHLQQAAKEDPVATVNRRIPEERKSNEALLPGTRLVRVWNDRRYEVIVLADGYEFEGRTFRSLSAVAREITGTRWNGKVFFGLKKVYGRKAEGGSDA, from the coding sequence ATGAATGAGTTACAGAACGCCGCCACGGGCGGCAAGAATCAGGACCGAACCCGAAACTCGGTTCTTCGGCAGATGGCCCTGCTGCAATCCATGTCCCTGGAGCAGCTCCGGGAAAAATGGCTCGACCTCTACGGCGAAGAGCCGCCCCAGTACAAAAAGCAATTCCTCATCAAGCGGCTGGCTTATCGCATCCAGGAGCTTTTCTACGGCGGGCTGTCCGAGCAGGCCAAGGTCCATCTCCAGCAGGCCGCCAAGGAGGACCCGGTAGCCACTGTCAATCGACGCATCCCAGAAGAGCGGAAATCGAACGAGGCGCTCCTGCCCGGGACCAGACTGGTGCGGGTCTGGAACGACCGGCGCTATGAGGTGATCGTCCTTGCCGATGGCTATGAGTTCGAAGGCCGCACCTTCCGGTCGCTCAGCGCGGTGGCCAGGGAGATCACCGGGACGCGCTGGAACGGCAAGGTCTTTTTCGGGCTGAAGAAGGTTTACGGCAGAAAAGCCGAGGGAGGTTCGGATGCTTGA
- a CDS encoding ATP-binding protein: MLPKTKSKPKHTLSDLTALVYGPSKIGKSTWCSKADDALFLATEPGLNALEVFQTPITCWDDLLQACAEIAEGKHEFKTIVVDTVDNAYKMCSDYVCKKFKIEHESDLGYGKGYALINNEFQRVINKLAFLPYGLILISHSQERDIETRTGKHTRIVPTLPEKARKLVTGLVDLILFCDLDMKTGEDGKPVWQRVMRTKPSPNYDAGDRTGRLPEVIPLDFSSFVKAFNNTAAGAAASAARPKPEPTASAAAKPQQ; the protein is encoded by the coding sequence ATGCTTCCCAAGACCAAAAGCAAACCCAAACACACGCTCTCGGACCTCACCGCCCTGGTGTACGGCCCGAGCAAGATCGGCAAGAGCACCTGGTGCTCCAAGGCCGATGACGCACTGTTCCTGGCGACCGAGCCGGGCCTGAACGCCCTGGAGGTGTTTCAGACCCCGATCACCTGCTGGGACGACCTTCTGCAGGCCTGCGCCGAAATCGCCGAGGGCAAGCACGAGTTCAAGACCATCGTCGTCGACACGGTGGATAACGCCTACAAGATGTGCTCGGACTACGTCTGCAAGAAATTCAAGATCGAGCACGAATCCGACCTGGGCTACGGCAAGGGCTACGCGCTGATCAACAACGAGTTCCAGCGCGTCATCAACAAGCTCGCGTTCCTGCCCTACGGGCTGATCCTGATTTCCCACTCCCAGGAGCGGGACATCGAGACCCGGACCGGCAAACACACCCGCATCGTGCCGACGCTGCCGGAAAAGGCGCGGAAGCTGGTCACCGGTCTGGTGGACCTGATCCTGTTCTGCGACCTGGACATGAAAACCGGCGAGGACGGCAAGCCGGTCTGGCAACGCGTGATGCGCACCAAGCCCAGTCCCAACTACGACGCTGGTGACCGCACCGGCCGACTCCCCGAAGTCATCCCCCTCGATTTTTCGAGCTTCGTTAAAGCCTTCAACAACACGGCAGCCGGAGCTGCGGCGAGTGCCGCCCGGCCGAAGCCGGAGCCGACCGCGAGTGCGGCGGCGAAACCTCAACAGTAA
- a CDS encoding DUF669 domain-containing protein, protein MEHYENQSSSNLDLAQFDDAFETAEVEEREFEAVPDGKYQVNVDRVELTRAQTSGNPMLKWTLRILAPTHKGRLLWRNNVMASNENIKWLKQDLYTCGLQLQKLSDLPGHLEQLLNIKLEVTKRTRGENENIYFNRRIVMADDAGAPGAAMDDMIPF, encoded by the coding sequence ATGGAACACTACGAAAACCAATCCAGCAGCAACCTCGACCTGGCGCAGTTCGACGACGCCTTCGAAACCGCCGAAGTCGAGGAACGTGAGTTCGAGGCCGTCCCCGACGGCAAGTACCAGGTCAACGTCGACCGGGTCGAACTGACCCGCGCCCAGACCTCGGGCAATCCCATGCTCAAATGGACTCTGCGCATTCTCGCGCCGACCCACAAGGGTCGTCTGCTCTGGCGCAACAACGTCATGGCCAGCAACGAGAACATCAAGTGGCTCAAGCAGGACCTCTACACCTGCGGGCTGCAGCTTCAGAAGCTCTCCGACCTGCCGGGCCACCTCGAGCAGCTTCTCAACATCAAGCTGGAGGTGACCAAGCGCACTCGCGGTGAAAACGAGAACATCTACTTCAACCGTCGCATTGTCATGGCCGATGATGCCGGGGCTCCCGGCGCGGCGATGGACGACATGATCCCGTTCTGA
- a CDS encoding ERCC4 domain-containing protein, whose translation MMDRITVVVDTREQEPYSFDTDKVSAVRKALPAGDYSLVGLEERVAVERKSLTDFVSTVIRGRKRFHRELEKLSAYESACVVVECNFRDLVDGRYRSDAHPHALIGTVASIVVDFGVPVYFCSDRQAACRFVEEYLTRFHRRIARCQKEMRVTRRDSGEE comes from the coding sequence ATGATGGACCGGATCACCGTTGTCGTCGACACCCGCGAACAGGAGCCCTACAGCTTCGATACAGACAAGGTTTCGGCAGTTCGCAAAGCGCTGCCCGCCGGTGATTACTCACTGGTCGGCCTCGAGGAACGGGTGGCGGTGGAGCGTAAATCCCTGACGGATTTCGTCTCCACCGTCATCCGGGGGCGAAAGCGGTTCCACCGCGAGTTGGAAAAGCTCTCTGCCTACGAATCCGCCTGCGTGGTTGTCGAGTGCAACTTTCGCGATCTGGTCGACGGCCGCTACCGCAGCGATGCCCACCCGCACGCGCTGATCGGAACGGTCGCCTCCATCGTCGTCGACTTCGGTGTCCCCGTCTACTTCTGCTCGGACCGGCAGGCCGCCTGCCGTTTTGTCGAGGAGTACCTGACACGTTTTCACCGGAGGATCGCGAGATGCCAAAAAGAAATGAGAGTAACCCGGCGCGACTCCGGGGAAGAATAG
- a CDS encoding PD-(D/E)XK nuclease family protein: MSELMTTTYSMWRLFRNCRMACKWRYIDELVPLERDPNLAFGSVIHDCLECWHGERDLAKVLDHIDRTYPNRAQDDHQQADWHLARAMMSAYAEHYPAEEFEVVALEKTFEGPIVNPATGATSRSFILAGKVDGIVRQDGQYFLLEHKTAAQIDASYLERLWTDFQIILYAWYLEQTLGITVSGIIYNVLVKAKLRQGKGETEAEFEARRAELIAKSKTGKSSAKRKLAEDDDTFQQRLQEKYLEPGMFHREVLYISRDQFEELRAELWELSKAMLDARRRNTFYRNTSYCFQYGRPCAYFQLCRSGGNPNVIENHFQRIAPHEELRDGAGEDAAPVF, encoded by the coding sequence ATGAGCGAGCTGATGACCACCACCTATTCCATGTGGCGGCTGTTCCGCAACTGCCGCATGGCCTGCAAGTGGCGCTACATCGACGAGCTGGTGCCGCTCGAACGCGACCCCAATCTGGCCTTCGGCTCGGTCATTCACGACTGCCTGGAGTGCTGGCACGGCGAGCGGGATCTGGCCAAGGTCCTCGACCACATCGACCGGACCTATCCGAACCGAGCGCAGGACGATCATCAACAGGCCGACTGGCATCTCGCCCGAGCCATGATGAGCGCCTATGCGGAACACTATCCGGCCGAAGAGTTCGAGGTCGTCGCGCTCGAGAAGACCTTCGAAGGTCCCATCGTCAACCCGGCGACCGGGGCGACCTCGCGCAGTTTCATTCTCGCCGGGAAGGTGGACGGCATCGTCCGTCAGGATGGCCAGTATTTTCTGCTGGAACACAAAACCGCCGCGCAGATCGACGCCAGCTATCTGGAGCGGCTGTGGACCGATTTCCAGATCATCCTCTACGCCTGGTACCTGGAGCAGACCCTCGGCATCACGGTCAGCGGCATCATCTACAACGTCCTGGTCAAGGCCAAATTGCGCCAGGGAAAAGGTGAGACCGAAGCCGAATTCGAAGCCCGCCGGGCGGAGCTGATTGCCAAGTCGAAAACCGGCAAGAGCAGCGCCAAGCGCAAGCTGGCGGAGGACGACGACACCTTTCAGCAGCGGCTCCAGGAGAAGTACCTCGAGCCGGGCATGTTCCATCGCGAGGTGCTCTACATCTCCCGCGACCAGTTCGAGGAACTGCGGGCGGAGCTGTGGGAGCTCTCCAAGGCCATGCTCGACGCCCGTCGGCGCAACACCTTCTACCGCAACACCAGCTACTGCTTCCAGTACGGACGGCCCTGCGCCTACTTCCAGCTCTGCCGCTCGGGCGGCAACCCCAACGTCATCGAAAACCATTTCCAACGGATCGCCCCGCACGAAGAGCTGCGGGACGGAGCCGGTGAAGACGCCGCTCCGGTGTTTTGA
- the lexA gene encoding transcriptional repressor LexA: MGKAKTDEITPLQRKTLEAICRFVDAKGFPPTVKELSEIFEISPASAHDRINQLVRKGYLKREDGKSRGIAVARRPSEMAASLVSVPVVGMVAAGRPILAEENITGQVLVESDVVRSGQHFALRAVGDSMIGAGINDGDLIIVRQQPIAEDGDIVVALLNNEATVKRLKIKDELIELVPENPEVRKIRIRPEDDLRVLGKVVGWKRS; the protein is encoded by the coding sequence ATGGGCAAAGCGAAAACGGATGAGATAACGCCGTTGCAGCGGAAAACGCTCGAAGCGATATGTCGTTTCGTCGATGCCAAGGGCTTTCCTCCAACGGTGAAGGAACTGAGCGAGATCTTTGAAATCAGCCCGGCGAGTGCCCACGACCGGATCAACCAACTGGTGCGCAAGGGATACCTGAAGCGGGAGGACGGGAAGTCGCGAGGCATAGCTGTTGCCCGTCGCCCCAGCGAGATGGCTGCCTCTCTGGTTTCAGTACCTGTTGTGGGGATGGTGGCGGCTGGCCGTCCCATCCTGGCCGAGGAGAACATCACCGGCCAAGTGCTGGTCGAGTCGGACGTCGTTCGTTCCGGACAGCACTTCGCACTCCGTGCGGTGGGTGACAGCATGATCGGTGCCGGTATCAACGATGGCGATTTGATCATCGTGCGGCAGCAGCCCATCGCCGAGGATGGTGACATCGTTGTAGCGCTGCTCAACAACGAGGCGACCGTCAAACGGCTGAAAATCAAAGACGAGCTCATCGAATTGGTGCCAGAGAACCCGGAGGTAAGAAAGATCCGGATCAGGCCGGAGGATGACCTTCGAGTTTTAGGCAAGGTCGTTGGATGGAAACGGAGTTAA
- a CDS encoding sigma-70 family RNA polymerase sigma factor: MVSQNSYDGIDKYAADLIRHKARQLVGKAGFTEDDRPDLEQELMIDLLQRMRHFNPAKAKKTTFMARIVERHISTILEARFAQCRDWRLCQTSLNEPLDNGEGDTTERIDFLDSEGSLGSGTRETRERLAHEIRMDLDRAIASLPEELRDLCVRLHDSTMAEVAREIGIPRTTLYERLSKLRDAFSEAGLTDYL; encoded by the coding sequence ATGGTTTCTCAGAATTCTTACGACGGCATCGACAAGTATGCCGCCGACCTCATTCGGCACAAAGCACGTCAACTCGTAGGCAAGGCCGGATTCACCGAGGACGACAGACCCGACCTCGAACAGGAACTGATGATCGATCTGCTGCAGCGGATGCGGCATTTCAATCCCGCAAAGGCCAAGAAGACCACCTTCATGGCCCGGATCGTCGAACGTCACATCTCCACCATTCTGGAGGCCCGGTTCGCCCAATGCCGGGACTGGCGGCTCTGCCAAACCTCGCTCAACGAACCCCTCGACAACGGTGAAGGCGACACCACCGAGCGGATCGACTTCCTGGACAGCGAAGGCTCTCTGGGAAGCGGCACCCGCGAGACAAGGGAGCGCCTCGCCCATGAGATCCGCATGGATCTCGACCGGGCCATCGCCTCGCTGCCGGAAGAGCTCCGGGATCTGTGCGTGCGCCTGCACGACAGCACCATGGCCGAAGTCGCCCGAGAGATAGGCATTCCCAGAACCACCCTCTACGAGCGGCTGAGCAAGCTGCGGGACGCGTTCAGCGAGGCTGGCCTGACCGACTACCTGTGA